A single genomic interval of Haloterrigena salifodinae harbors:
- a CDS encoding transcription elongation factor Spt5 produces the protein MGIYAVKTTASQERTVADMIINREEPEIHAALAPDSLTSYVMVEAEGNAALNRVLEDIPHARSIVPGTSDISEVEHFLSPKPDVEGIAEGDIVELIAGPFKGEKAQVQRIDEGKDQVTVELYEATVPIPVTVRGDQIRVLDSDER, from the coding sequence ATGGGTATCTACGCCGTCAAGACCACGGCCAGTCAGGAGCGCACCGTCGCTGACATGATCATCAACCGCGAAGAGCCGGAGATCCACGCCGCGCTCGCGCCTGACTCGCTGACCTCCTACGTGATGGTCGAAGCCGAGGGAAACGCGGCCCTGAACCGCGTCCTCGAGGACATCCCGCACGCGCGCAGTATCGTCCCCGGCACCTCCGACATCTCGGAGGTCGAGCACTTCCTCTCGCCGAAGCCGGACGTCGAGGGGATCGCCGAGGGCGACATCGTCGAACTCATCGCCGGTCCGTTCAAGGGCGAGAAGGCACAGGTCCAGCGCATCGACGAAGGCAAGGATCAGGTTACGGTCGAACTGTACGAGGCCACGGTTCCGATTCCGGTTACGGTTCGGGGCGACCAGATTCGCGTGCTCGATAGCGACGAGCGCTAA
- a CDS encoding protein translocase SEC61 complex subunit gamma, whose translation MDVPYDLTSYVRVLKMATTPTTEEFLQVSKIAGAGVLLIGLMGFIIGGIMLFLTGGGF comes from the coding sequence ATGGACGTTCCGTACGACCTGACCTCGTACGTTCGGGTGTTGAAGATGGCGACGACACCCACGACTGAGGAATTCCTCCAGGTATCGAAGATCGCTGGCGCAGGTGTCCTACTGATCGGGCTGATGGGCTTCATCATCGGTGGGATCATGCTGTTCCTGACCGGCGGTGGTTTCTGA
- a CDS encoding S1C family serine protease, producing the protein MPLVGVATGVTPDLDQCTRRRLLGAVGAAGAVAAVGLGTTGGGTAQNETNGSNATTQENGGADVDSPYTDTYRETIDSVVLVTISGSSLGGGGGGLGTGFVIDDEHIVTNNHVVQSASEGGIEIQFSNQEWRPASVVGTDAYSDLAVLRVDDLPDIADGLSLSETEPVIGQEVLAIGNPLGFDASVSQGIVSGIDRSLPSPTGFSIPAAIQTDAPVNPGNSGGPLVSLEGDVLGVVFAGAAQTIGFAISARLANRVVPALIEDGTYEHPYMGVGVQPVGPEIADELGLEEANGVLVAEVVPNSPADGVLTPAGRRGPGSGDVIVAIDGEEIPNQDQLSAYLALETSPGDTIELEIVRDGEEQTVELTLAERPNIERPGTGIPSGPSERPPSTGP; encoded by the coding sequence ATGCCGCTCGTCGGGGTGGCAACGGGCGTGACGCCAGACCTCGATCAGTGCACTCGCAGACGACTACTCGGCGCGGTCGGCGCGGCCGGGGCCGTAGCAGCGGTCGGTCTCGGCACTACCGGTGGCGGCACCGCACAGAACGAAACCAACGGTTCGAACGCGACGACCCAGGAGAACGGCGGCGCCGATGTCGACAGCCCGTACACGGACACGTATCGCGAGACGATCGATTCCGTCGTTCTGGTCACCATCTCCGGCAGCAGCCTCGGCGGCGGTGGCGGCGGGCTCGGCACGGGGTTCGTCATCGACGACGAACACATCGTAACCAACAACCACGTCGTCCAGAGCGCCAGCGAGGGCGGAATCGAAATCCAGTTCAGCAACCAGGAGTGGCGCCCCGCATCGGTCGTCGGCACCGACGCCTACAGCGATCTCGCCGTCCTGCGCGTCGACGACCTGCCCGACATCGCCGACGGGCTCTCGCTCTCGGAGACCGAACCCGTGATCGGCCAGGAGGTGCTTGCGATCGGCAACCCGCTCGGGTTCGACGCGTCGGTCTCCCAAGGGATCGTCAGTGGGATCGACCGCTCGCTCCCCAGCCCCACCGGCTTCTCGATCCCGGCCGCGATCCAGACCGACGCGCCGGTCAACCCCGGCAACAGCGGCGGGCCGCTGGTGAGCCTCGAGGGCGACGTCCTCGGCGTCGTCTTCGCCGGGGCCGCCCAGACCATCGGTTTCGCGATCTCCGCGCGCCTCGCAAACCGGGTCGTCCCCGCGCTCATCGAGGACGGAACGTACGAACACCCCTACATGGGCGTCGGGGTACAACCGGTCGGGCCGGAGATCGCCGACGAACTCGGCCTCGAGGAAGCCAACGGCGTGCTGGTCGCCGAGGTCGTTCCGAACTCGCCCGCGGACGGCGTCCTCACGCCGGCCGGTCGCCGCGGTCCGGGAAGCGGCGACGTGATCGTCGCCATCGACGGCGAGGAGATCCCGAATCAAGATCAGCTCTCGGCGTATCTCGCCCTCGAGACCTCGCCCGGGGACACGATCGAACTCGAGATCGTCCGGGACGGCGAGGAGCAAACCGTGGAGTTGACGCTCGCGGAGCGGCCGAACATCGAACGACCGGGAACCGGGATTCCGAGCGGCCCGAGCGAGCGACCGCCGTCGACGGGGCCGTAA
- a CDS encoding bifunctional 4-hydroxy-2-oxoglutarate aldolase/2-dehydro-3-deoxy-phosphogluconate aldolase has translation MTDRQTVRDRLVESGVVAVLRGVDEEQIVPVARAMHEAGVEALEVTADGTRAAEKIAAVDRELADTDAVVGAGTVLDAPTAQSAIDAGASFVVSPHTEPDVVRTCNRRGVLVAPGVMTPTEAVTAMEAGADLLKMFPASTVGPGHIGALAGPLGDVDIIPTGGVSRDNVADFFDAGAVAVGAGGAIVDDEAIADGDMDRVRETAASFVEAVEAARGE, from the coding sequence ATGACCGACCGGCAAACCGTCAGGGACCGGCTCGTCGAGAGCGGCGTCGTCGCGGTCCTTCGCGGCGTCGACGAGGAGCAGATCGTTCCGGTCGCGCGGGCGATGCACGAGGCCGGCGTCGAGGCGCTCGAGGTCACGGCGGACGGGACGCGCGCGGCGGAGAAGATCGCGGCCGTCGACCGGGAACTCGCGGACACCGACGCGGTCGTCGGCGCTGGGACCGTTCTCGACGCGCCGACCGCCCAGTCCGCGATTGACGCAGGCGCGTCGTTCGTCGTCTCACCCCACACCGAACCGGACGTGGTGCGGACCTGCAACCGGCGCGGCGTCCTCGTCGCCCCCGGCGTCATGACGCCGACGGAGGCCGTGACGGCGATGGAGGCCGGCGCGGACCTCCTCAAGATGTTCCCCGCGTCGACGGTCGGGCCGGGCCACATCGGTGCGCTCGCGGGGCCGCTGGGCGACGTCGACATCATTCCGACGGGCGGCGTCTCGCGGGACAACGTCGCCGACTTCTTCGACGCTGGCGCAGTGGCCGTCGGCGCCGGCGGCGCCATCGTCGACGACGAAGCGATCGCCGACGGCGACATGGATCGGGTTCGCGAGACCGCCGCCTCGTTCGTCGAGGCGGTCGAGGCGGCGCGCGGCGAGTAG
- a CDS encoding TrmB family transcriptional regulator, which yields MDDDELAELLERFGLSEKETDTYLAILERGESKASAIADAADVSKRYVYSICEELEERGFVEVDDHAVPTVIRPVQPETVVERLTRSVEEIEPELESRFTATERSGEQFEVIKSRQTVIKRIENLLAGAETEVTLSLPAEVLPRIRSTLEATVDRGVLVLLLLGATEGDQDIASLAGTASTVRTWDALVPTMLTVDGRHGLLAPSQILTTSASDTRAIAISQEQLAPVLAGSFLANYWPTAEERYVTTPNELPCTYEGFRSAVFQIALHRATDTRIEASVTGSPVGDRDLPSSLTGEVVDVRQSLVRPVSSTLPIENAFELEVDGERYTVGGTGAFLEDYEAESVTIRALEE from the coding sequence ATGGACGACGACGAGCTCGCCGAACTGCTCGAGCGATTCGGCCTCTCGGAGAAGGAGACCGACACCTACCTCGCAATCCTCGAACGCGGGGAGTCGAAAGCGAGTGCCATCGCCGACGCCGCCGACGTCTCCAAGCGCTACGTCTACAGCATCTGCGAGGAACTCGAGGAGCGCGGGTTCGTCGAGGTCGACGACCACGCGGTGCCGACGGTGATCCGACCCGTCCAGCCCGAGACGGTCGTCGAGCGACTGACGCGCAGCGTCGAGGAGATCGAACCGGAACTGGAGTCGCGGTTCACGGCGACGGAGCGCTCCGGCGAACAGTTCGAGGTGATCAAGTCCCGCCAGACGGTGATCAAGCGGATCGAGAACCTGCTGGCCGGTGCAGAGACGGAGGTGACGCTCTCGCTGCCCGCCGAGGTGCTCCCGCGGATCCGCTCGACGCTCGAGGCGACGGTCGACCGGGGGGTGCTCGTCCTCCTCCTGTTGGGCGCGACCGAGGGCGATCAGGACATCGCGTCGCTGGCCGGGACGGCCAGTACAGTCCGGACCTGGGACGCGCTCGTGCCGACGATGCTGACGGTCGACGGTCGCCACGGGCTGCTCGCGCCGAGTCAGATCCTGACGACATCGGCGAGCGACACGCGGGCGATCGCCATCTCCCAGGAGCAACTCGCGCCCGTCCTCGCCGGCTCGTTCCTGGCGAACTACTGGCCGACCGCGGAGGAGCGGTACGTCACGACGCCGAACGAACTCCCCTGTACGTACGAGGGGTTCCGGAGCGCCGTCTTTCAGATCGCGCTCCACCGCGCGACGGACACGCGCATCGAGGCGTCGGTCACCGGCTCGCCGGTCGGCGACCGGGATCTCCCCTCGTCGCTCACCGGCGAGGTCGTCGACGTCCGACAGAGTCTCGTCCGGCCCGTCAGTTCGACGCTCCCCATCGAGAACGCGTTCGAACTCGAGGTCGACGGCGAGCGGTACACCGTCGGCGGCACCGGCGCGTTCCTCGAGGACTACGAGGCGGAGTCGGTCACCATTCGCGCGCTCGAGGAGTGA